From the Bremerella alba genome, one window contains:
- a CDS encoding DUF1559 domain-containing protein, whose product MQSINCPRKSMRGFTLVELLVVIAIIGVLIALLLPAVQQAREAARRMQCTNQMKQFGLAIHNFHDTYGVIPANSYPSRPSGTPDVWLYANFSGWARLLPGLEQQALHDEYDIEKAFGDSFNAQVNEDHDPVGIFFCPSRRGPEKDSNFQHRGDYAFCGGGELPDGSQSHVHASDPSDANGMFMMPRVEGSNRMWKKPGQLTFASVTDGLSNTLAVGEKRVEEFRDDSNALIDGVTVGNADGPHYRWGWHSSRNTTSPMNGPIVGAWSNLDANFASLHPGGCNFLFGDGSVHFIPETVNFEVYNLLAARNSGKPVTLP is encoded by the coding sequence ATGCAATCCATCAATTGTCCCCGGAAGTCGATGCGCGGCTTCACACTGGTTGAACTGTTAGTGGTCATCGCCATTATTGGTGTTCTTATCGCCCTGCTTTTGCCGGCCGTTCAACAGGCTCGCGAGGCTGCCCGGCGCATGCAGTGCACCAATCAGATGAAACAGTTTGGTTTAGCCATTCACAATTTCCACGACACGTACGGGGTTATTCCTGCAAATAGCTATCCTTCCCGTCCTTCAGGCACTCCCGATGTTTGGCTGTATGCCAACTTTAGCGGCTGGGCCCGACTTTTACCCGGACTGGAACAACAGGCCCTACACGATGAATATGATATCGAAAAAGCTTTCGGAGACAGCTTTAATGCCCAGGTAAACGAAGACCACGACCCTGTGGGGATCTTCTTCTGTCCATCGCGACGCGGTCCTGAGAAAGATTCTAATTTCCAGCACCGTGGTGACTATGCTTTCTGTGGCGGTGGCGAACTGCCCGACGGTAGCCAAAGTCATGTGCATGCGTCTGATCCCAGTGATGCCAATGGAATGTTCATGATGCCACGCGTTGAGGGTAGCAACCGCATGTGGAAGAAACCGGGACAGCTTACATTCGCCAGTGTTACCGATGGCCTAAGCAACACCTTAGCCGTGGGCGAAAAACGCGTCGAAGAATTTCGCGATGATAGCAACGCTCTGATCGATGGCGTCACCGTCGGAAATGCTGATGGCCCGCATTATCGGTGGGGCTGGCACTCGTCTCGAAATACGACTTCGCCGATGAACGGCCCAATCGTCGGCGCCTGGAGTAATCTCGACGCCAATTTCGCCAGCCTGCATCCCGGGGGTTGTAACTTCCTCTTCGGCGATGGCTCGGTCCACTTCATCCCGGAAACGGTCAACTTCGAAGTCTATAACCTTCTCGCCGCCCGGAATAGTGGCAAGCCGGTCACCCTCCCCTAA
- a CDS encoding 3-keto-disaccharide hydrolase yields the protein MKSLSLLAVVTLLLPTFPLAAVASEPEEKDLGFVELSDGKSFEGWQHNGNWEIQNGVFARVRKGGNLTYTAGLVPDDFELRFDWKVSKGCNSGVYYRPGQVEYQVLDDENSHYGENPRQSAASLFFCMAPSKSAARPHGQWNTARIICKDTVIEHWLNDERVLSFDYTDPKWADEVKLLDIRGGDLTGRGGKLYLQDHGQDVWFRNLRMRKFPENEKLIPDPDFKPMPVPAAALKKEEARVQAMLKRAKS from the coding sequence ATGAAATCATTATCGTTGCTTGCTGTAGTCACCCTACTGCTACCTACGTTCCCGCTTGCCGCCGTAGCAAGCGAGCCGGAAGAAAAAGACCTCGGGTTTGTCGAGCTATCCGACGGGAAAAGCTTTGAAGGGTGGCAACACAACGGCAACTGGGAAATTCAAAACGGTGTATTCGCCCGGGTGCGTAAAGGGGGCAACCTGACTTACACCGCAGGGCTCGTCCCCGACGATTTTGAATTGCGGTTCGACTGGAAGGTCTCGAAGGGATGCAATAGCGGAGTCTACTACCGTCCCGGACAAGTGGAATACCAGGTGCTCGACGACGAGAACAGCCACTATGGCGAGAACCCACGGCAATCGGCGGCTTCTCTCTTTTTCTGCATGGCCCCCAGTAAATCGGCTGCACGGCCTCATGGCCAATGGAACACGGCCCGGATTATCTGCAAAGACACAGTGATCGAGCATTGGCTCAACGACGAGCGGGTCCTTTCATTCGACTACACCGACCCGAAGTGGGCTGACGAGGTCAAGTTACTGGATATCCGTGGTGGCGACCTGACCGGCCGCGGCGGCAAGCTCTATTTGCAAGACCATGGCCAAGATGTCTGGTTTCGCAACTTACGGATGCGAAAATTTCCGGAGAATGAAAAATTAATTCCAGATCCCGACTTTAAACCAATGCCGGTTCCCGCCGCCGCACTCAAGAAGGAAGAGGCCCGTGTCCAGGCCATGCTGAAGCGTGCTAAGTCGTAG
- a CDS encoding c-type cytochrome, which yields MNRYPMIFCLVLLLMASGVCTAAETSSSLDLPAKAIFSKGPNKWNGDVLEITRGRGAIIGWYIQAEKEEEVTVSIEYAAAQKLNQAYQLSFDGKDRFWNVEPTPDDTWAQAELGKFRVRAGLPILVLLVPPSGTTYPHPVKFRKLIVTGKTSGNLSLVTNLDEPTVPDASPGFGRKLNDRHPALDSIDLRSEDTPMRITGMAMRGPNELLWTTWEGDLFALELDSISQSKIPQFRRIAQGLSEPLGLTIFEGRIFVTEKNQATELIDEDGDGKFETYRCLSHDWPSSLDYHEYLFGAVIRDSKLYFSSSVGMARRGKDNYQAPLRGSLLEVDINTGNTEIVAAGLRTPDGIGLGPQDSLLITDNQGEWLPANKLIHVEQDAFYQFRSVPPWHPLDRPEADPPAVWLPQGEIASSPTQPITLPESWGPYAGQVLFGDATFGGLQRAVLEESDGVMQGAVFPFSQGFQHLFHRFVLTPQGELYAGGIARGKDWEFIERVSGLTQIRYNQQNVFEPLAARIRSNGLEIEFTQPLAEAVGWDPESYYVSQWGYQATQTYGGTKVRYRQSEVASATVSSDRRKVFLELPDLVEGEVVHVRLSELLSSESGQPLWTGDLWYTVNRIPKDKPGEVRKPSPDTLMAENPFFQFSPDNGGRVSYQNFCASCHSLDGSRRVGPTFQNLVGSKRKVRERETGKTREVLADSDYLKHSIQDPNALLVEGYPKNLMPPVSGVLTDKQINELIGYLNKLSDPEFARLEAARTPTVHHEWTMQDFPNVGHKASPEMVNPPAITRGRLAFIKAQCLQCHSVSGYGANLGPDLVESVKKFQGEKLLRHIIEPALEIHPKHQTSQFLLDSGKVVVGNIVKEDDETIYVATNLLEPQNLTTINRSEIEEQQVSRSSAMPAGLLNGLSKEEIVDLLQFLEAGPAPISVSDPPTTSK from the coding sequence ATGAATCGATACCCGATGATCTTCTGCCTGGTCTTGTTACTTATGGCCAGCGGCGTGTGCACGGCCGCCGAGACGAGCAGCTCGCTCGATTTGCCTGCCAAGGCAATTTTCTCTAAAGGGCCGAACAAGTGGAATGGCGATGTCCTGGAGATCACCCGCGGGCGTGGGGCGATCATTGGCTGGTACATCCAGGCAGAAAAAGAGGAAGAGGTTACCGTCTCGATCGAGTACGCCGCTGCCCAGAAACTGAATCAGGCCTACCAGCTTTCGTTCGACGGAAAGGATCGATTCTGGAACGTTGAGCCAACGCCGGACGATACTTGGGCGCAAGCCGAACTGGGCAAGTTCCGAGTCCGGGCCGGTTTGCCGATCCTGGTTCTGCTCGTTCCCCCGTCGGGCACTACCTATCCGCATCCAGTGAAATTTCGCAAGTTGATTGTGACAGGAAAAACGTCCGGGAACCTCTCGCTTGTAACCAACCTGGACGAACCGACGGTCCCGGATGCTTCGCCTGGGTTTGGTCGCAAGTTGAACGATCGCCACCCGGCATTGGATTCGATCGACCTGCGAAGTGAGGACACTCCCATGCGAATCACCGGCATGGCGATGCGTGGGCCGAACGAGCTTCTGTGGACGACCTGGGAAGGGGATCTGTTTGCTCTCGAACTCGATTCCATCTCTCAGAGTAAAATCCCACAGTTTCGGCGCATCGCTCAGGGCCTGTCCGAGCCGCTGGGGCTGACCATCTTCGAGGGACGTATCTTTGTCACCGAAAAGAATCAAGCGACCGAATTGATCGATGAGGACGGCGACGGCAAGTTCGAGACCTACCGCTGCTTATCACACGACTGGCCAAGCAGCCTCGACTATCACGAGTACCTGTTCGGCGCTGTCATCCGTGATTCGAAACTCTACTTTTCTAGCAGCGTGGGCATGGCCCGGCGAGGCAAAGATAATTACCAGGCACCACTGCGTGGCAGTCTCCTGGAGGTGGATATCAACACGGGCAATACCGAAATCGTAGCGGCCGGGCTACGGACGCCTGACGGAATTGGGCTGGGCCCTCAAGACTCGCTGTTGATCACCGACAACCAAGGAGAATGGCTGCCCGCCAACAAACTTATTCACGTCGAGCAAGATGCTTTCTATCAATTCCGAAGCGTGCCTCCCTGGCACCCGCTCGATCGCCCCGAGGCGGACCCACCGGCGGTTTGGCTGCCTCAAGGGGAAATCGCGTCGTCGCCTACGCAACCGATTACGCTACCGGAAAGTTGGGGGCCCTATGCCGGACAAGTTCTCTTTGGCGACGCAACTTTTGGCGGACTGCAACGTGCGGTTTTAGAAGAGTCCGACGGCGTCATGCAGGGAGCCGTGTTCCCGTTCTCGCAGGGGTTCCAACATCTATTTCATCGTTTCGTACTGACTCCCCAGGGGGAACTCTACGCTGGCGGAATTGCTCGTGGCAAGGATTGGGAGTTTATCGAGCGGGTAAGTGGGCTCACGCAGATTCGGTACAACCAGCAGAACGTCTTCGAGCCACTGGCCGCACGAATTCGATCGAACGGCTTAGAGATTGAGTTCACTCAGCCGCTCGCCGAGGCAGTCGGCTGGGACCCTGAAAGCTACTACGTTTCGCAGTGGGGTTACCAGGCGACGCAGACCTATGGTGGAACGAAGGTTCGTTATCGCCAGAGCGAAGTCGCATCGGCAACGGTCTCTTCAGATCGACGGAAAGTCTTTCTGGAACTACCGGATTTGGTCGAAGGAGAGGTCGTGCATGTGCGGCTCTCTGAATTACTGTCCTCTGAGAGTGGCCAACCTCTGTGGACCGGTGACCTGTGGTATACCGTCAATCGAATCCCCAAAGATAAGCCGGGCGAAGTACGCAAGCCATCGCCGGACACTCTGATGGCGGAAAACCCTTTCTTTCAGTTCTCGCCCGACAACGGCGGCCGGGTGTCATACCAGAATTTTTGTGCGTCTTGCCATAGTCTCGACGGATCGCGACGCGTAGGTCCCACTTTCCAGAATCTGGTGGGCTCTAAACGCAAGGTTCGCGAACGTGAAACAGGAAAGACTCGCGAGGTGCTTGCCGATTCAGACTATCTAAAGCATTCGATCCAAGACCCCAACGCTCTTTTAGTCGAGGGCTACCCGAAGAATCTAATGCCGCCGGTCAGTGGTGTCCTGACGGACAAGCAGATTAACGAACTGATCGGCTACCTCAATAAGCTATCCGACCCCGAATTTGCCAGGCTTGAAGCGGCTCGTACGCCAACGGTACACCATGAATGGACGATGCAAGACTTCCCCAACGTTGGGCACAAAGCCAGTCCGGAAATGGTCAATCCGCCCGCCATCACACGGGGTCGACTGGCATTTATAAAGGCGCAGTGCCTGCAGTGCCACTCGGTCTCAGGCTATGGTGCCAACCTAGGGCCAGACTTGGTCGAATCGGTGAAGAAGTTCCAAGGTGAGAAGCTACTACGTCATATCATCGAACCGGCACTGGAAATCCACCCCAAGCACCAAACATCCCAGTTCTTGCTGGACAGCGGCAAAGTTGTCGTTGGTAACATTGTCAAGGAAGATGATGAGACGATCTACGTCGCCACCAACCTACTTGAGCCGCAGAATTTGACGACCATCAACCGGTCCGAAATAGAGGAGCAGCAAGTCTCGCGAAGCTCGGCCATGCCGGCGGGGCTGCTTAATGGCCTTAGCAAAGAAGAGATTGTTGACCTGCTTCAATTCCTAGAAGCAGGCCCGGCTCCGATTAGCGTTTCGGATCCTCCTACCACTTCAAAGTGA
- a CDS encoding Gfo/Idh/MocA family protein produces the protein MRRRTFLAASSAALLLNSTLRADDSAKRTVAVIGHTGRGSYGHGLDTVWHQIPETEIVAVADANEPGLAREVAKLKLERGYSDYRKMLQETRPEFVAVGPRHPDQHQDMILAAIESGAKGIYCEKPFCRTPAEADTLIAAAAKQGTKVAVAHRNRYQPALAKITELLDSGEMGRLLEIRGKGKGDRRGGGEDLWVLGSHVLNLFTYFSGAPKTVSALLRKEGRPVTADDVISGAEGLGPLAADEVRARYEMEDGTIAYYDSVANDGTAPNGYCLELIGSKGVVTLHIDRTPIAHFTRGNPFQASPNGQSWIPITSAGVGEKEPDPELIRSVHNHVLPVRDLIAAVDEDRAPICDIHEGAATVEMICGVFQSHRENGRSVSFPLSQRDNALADW, from the coding sequence ATGCGTCGTCGTACCTTTCTTGCTGCTTCTTCAGCCGCGTTGCTGCTTAACTCCACACTCCGAGCCGATGATTCGGCGAAACGCACAGTTGCCGTGATCGGGCACACCGGTCGGGGCAGCTACGGCCACGGGCTGGATACGGTCTGGCACCAAATTCCCGAGACCGAAATTGTCGCCGTCGCCGATGCGAATGAGCCTGGCCTGGCACGGGAAGTGGCGAAACTGAAACTCGAGCGGGGCTATTCCGACTACCGTAAGATGCTGCAGGAAACGCGTCCCGAGTTTGTCGCGGTCGGTCCACGGCATCCTGACCAGCATCAAGACATGATCCTCGCGGCCATCGAGTCTGGCGCGAAAGGCATCTACTGCGAGAAACCCTTTTGCCGCACGCCGGCCGAGGCCGACACGTTGATTGCCGCAGCCGCCAAGCAAGGCACCAAAGTGGCGGTCGCCCATCGCAATCGTTATCAGCCAGCATTGGCTAAAATCACCGAGTTACTTGACTCCGGAGAGATGGGGCGTCTGCTGGAAATCCGCGGCAAAGGCAAAGGTGATCGTCGCGGTGGCGGGGAAGACCTATGGGTGCTCGGGTCGCACGTGCTGAACCTGTTCACCTATTTCTCGGGTGCCCCAAAGACAGTTTCCGCCCTACTTCGCAAAGAAGGACGCCCTGTGACAGCGGATGATGTCATTTCGGGCGCGGAAGGGTTAGGCCCCTTAGCCGCCGACGAAGTCCGGGCTCGCTATGAAATGGAAGACGGTACGATCGCCTATTACGATTCTGTAGCCAACGACGGCACCGCTCCCAATGGCTATTGCCTGGAACTGATCGGTAGCAAAGGTGTCGTCACACTGCACATCGACCGCACGCCGATCGCACATTTCACGCGGGGCAATCCTTTCCAGGCCTCGCCAAATGGACAGTCTTGGATTCCCATCACGTCGGCTGGTGTCGGCGAAAAAGAGCCTGACCCAGAGTTGATTCGTTCCGTCCATAACCATGTGCTGCCTGTTCGCGATTTGATCGCAGCCGTGGACGAAGACCGTGCCCCCATTTGCGATATCCACGAAGGCGCTGCGACCGTGGAAATGATCTGCGGCGTGTTCCAGTCGCATCGAGAAAATGGACGCAGCGTCTCGTTCCCCCTTTCACAGCGGGACAATGCTCTGGCCGATTGGTAA
- a CDS encoding response regulator translates to MTELPTSPVYFLLVDDREENLVALEAVLQRENLHLLKARSGSEALEKLLEYDVALALVDVQMPSMDGFELAELMRGTQRTKRIPIIFLTAGSADEQRYFRGYEAGAVDFLHKPIEAAVLRSKSDVFFELYQQRQEVARQRDELQAILEENASLLRKSQEFAEALQDADRRKDEFLATLAHELRNPLAPILHAVQILRLGGVSPEELFELNEIVERQVKHMVRLIDDLLDVSRITRGKIQLRRERVWVADIVKSAVETSKTWITDASHRLEVKLPEQPIAVSGDAVRLSQVLANLLNNAAKYTPADGHIIITADRVDDHVRIRVEDNGVGIPLEAQGEIFDMFIQVKQHFQQARGGLGIGLTLVKRLVELHGGTASIFSEGEGQGTSVTIELPLDETTDTRESTADDGSQVVASPFRILVVDDNQDAARSLAKLLDLDGHDTVVANDGKSGIEVARTYQPDVVFLDLGMPNFDGFQTLAAMRALPDLGDVRIVAVTGWGQEADRQRTKEAGFRFHLVKPVEIADLRHVLLQIEATTSI, encoded by the coding sequence ATGACTGAATTGCCAACTTCCCCGGTTTACTTCCTGCTTGTCGACGATCGCGAAGAGAATCTCGTCGCGTTGGAAGCCGTGCTGCAACGCGAGAACCTGCACTTGCTCAAAGCACGTTCTGGATCGGAAGCACTCGAGAAGTTACTGGAATACGATGTTGCTTTGGCCTTGGTCGACGTTCAAATGCCATCGATGGATGGATTTGAACTGGCCGAGCTGATGCGGGGTACACAACGCACGAAGCGAATTCCCATCATCTTCCTTACTGCCGGTAGCGCCGATGAACAGCGTTACTTCCGCGGCTACGAAGCAGGCGCAGTCGATTTTCTGCACAAGCCGATTGAAGCAGCCGTGCTTCGCAGTAAAAGTGATGTGTTTTTCGAACTCTATCAGCAGCGACAAGAAGTCGCTCGACAGCGAGATGAACTTCAGGCCATTCTCGAAGAAAATGCTTCACTGCTTCGCAAGAGCCAAGAGTTTGCCGAGGCGTTGCAAGACGCCGACCGACGCAAGGACGAATTCCTGGCAACGCTTGCTCATGAACTGCGAAATCCGCTTGCCCCGATTCTGCATGCCGTTCAAATCCTTCGCTTAGGCGGTGTTTCTCCCGAAGAGCTTTTCGAGCTAAACGAAATCGTGGAGCGACAGGTCAAGCACATGGTACGGCTGATCGACGATCTACTGGATGTCAGCCGCATTACGCGTGGAAAAATCCAACTACGTCGAGAACGTGTATGGGTCGCGGATATCGTCAAGTCGGCCGTAGAGACCAGCAAGACGTGGATAACCGACGCCAGTCATCGCTTGGAGGTCAAGCTTCCCGAGCAACCCATCGCGGTGTCGGGAGACGCAGTCCGCCTTTCCCAGGTCTTGGCGAACCTGCTGAATAACGCGGCCAAGTACACACCGGCGGACGGCCACATCATCATCACGGCAGATCGTGTTGACGATCACGTTCGCATACGCGTGGAAGACAATGGTGTCGGAATTCCGTTAGAGGCCCAAGGTGAAATCTTCGACATGTTCATCCAGGTCAAGCAGCACTTCCAACAGGCACGCGGCGGCCTGGGAATCGGCCTGACGTTGGTCAAACGCCTGGTCGAATTGCATGGAGGTACGGCCAGCATCTTCAGCGAAGGGGAAGGGCAGGGGACCTCCGTCACCATTGAGCTACCTCTTGATGAAACGACCGATACAAGGGAGTCCACGGCAGATGACGGGAGTCAGGTCGTAGCGTCACCTTTCCGAATTTTGGTGGTCGACGACAACCAAGACGCCGCGAGAAGCCTGGCAAAACTACTTGATCTCGATGGGCACGATACGGTGGTGGCCAATGATGGTAAAAGTGGAATTGAAGTGGCCCGGACGTATCAGCCGGACGTGGTGTTTCTCGATCTAGGCATGCCCAATTTCGATGGGTTTCAGACTTTGGCCGCCATGCGAGCTTTGCCAGATCTGGGAGACGTTCGTATTGTGGCAGTAACCGGATGGGGACAGGAAGCAGATCGCCAACGCACCAAGGAGGCCGGCTTCCGCTTCCACCTTGTTAAGCCTGTCGAAATTGCCGACTTGCGTCATGTCTTATTGCAAATCGAAGCGACAACCTCGATTTAA
- a CDS encoding chemotaxis protein CheB, translated as MTTRPEAIVIGASSGAIEALKVIVGSLPASFPIPILIVVHIPPDRPSALVEVLRRGTLVCVSEAEDKEPVCTNRIYIAPPDYHLMVEKHFHLSLIYDEAENFSRPAIDVLFETAADAYGSDLLGIILTGANGDGSRGLQKIVEAGGRAVVQCPESALSPDMPKAAIKKCPTAEVLRLEEIADYLLQWGSIND; from the coding sequence ATGACCACCCGGCCTGAAGCTATCGTGATAGGTGCCTCGAGCGGTGCCATCGAAGCATTAAAAGTGATCGTCGGTAGCCTGCCGGCCAGTTTTCCGATTCCTATTCTCATTGTCGTCCATATTCCCCCAGATCGTCCCAGCGCGCTGGTAGAAGTCCTTCGTCGTGGCACCCTCGTTTGCGTCTCTGAGGCGGAAGACAAAGAGCCCGTTTGCACGAATCGAATTTACATCGCCCCTCCCGATTATCACTTGATGGTCGAAAAACACTTTCATTTATCTCTGATTTACGATGAAGCAGAGAATTTTTCCCGTCCGGCAATCGATGTCTTGTTTGAAACGGCGGCCGATGCGTACGGTTCAGATCTGCTCGGAATTATCTTGACGGGTGCCAATGGTGACGGAAGTCGTGGACTTCAGAAAATCGTCGAAGCTGGCGGCAGGGCAGTCGTCCAGTGTCCCGAGTCGGCCCTCTCTCCGGACATGCCCAAGGCGGCCATCAAAAAGTGCCCCACCGCGGAAGTGTTACGACTGGAAGAAATTGCCGACTATCTATTGCAATGGGGCAGCATCAATGACTGA
- a CDS encoding CheR family methyltransferase, whose product MMADAIEDIELHLLLEAIYRRYYFDFRGYSMASIKRRITQALVRFEIPTISRLQDMVLRDERLFTELLSYLTVQVSELFRDPLYFRTFREQVVPHLRTYPSLKFWVAGCGDGEEVYSLAILLREEGLDDRTMIYGTDVNPRALERAEAGVYDLDRIPLFTKNHQLSGGKSSLSDYYLAKYGAAVFDKSLRQNIVFSDHSLVSDHVFAEVHFVSCRNVLIYFDRELQDRAIGVMTDALVRRGFLGLGSKETLKFTHHADAYTDFASEVRLYQKKGDLV is encoded by the coding sequence ATGATGGCAGACGCGATTGAAGACATTGAGTTGCACCTCTTACTCGAGGCCATCTACCGACGATACTACTTTGATTTTCGTGGCTACTCCATGGCCTCGATCAAACGTCGTATCACGCAGGCACTTGTGAGATTCGAGATACCAACCATCTCTCGCTTGCAGGACATGGTTCTGCGAGACGAGCGGCTGTTTACTGAACTTCTTTCGTATCTCACGGTCCAAGTGAGCGAGCTGTTTCGAGATCCGCTGTACTTTCGAACCTTCCGAGAGCAAGTGGTACCACACCTGCGAACGTATCCATCCCTAAAATTTTGGGTCGCCGGTTGTGGCGATGGCGAAGAAGTCTATTCTCTGGCCATTCTTCTGAGAGAAGAGGGCCTCGATGATCGCACCATGATTTACGGAACGGACGTCAATCCTCGCGCTTTGGAAAGGGCGGAAGCCGGCGTTTACGATCTCGACCGGATCCCTCTGTTCACCAAGAACCATCAGCTTTCTGGTGGTAAATCTTCGCTATCCGATTACTACCTGGCGAAGTATGGGGCTGCCGTCTTCGATAAGTCTCTTCGGCAAAATATTGTATTCTCGGACCACAGTCTTGTTTCGGACCATGTTTTTGCCGAAGTCCATTTCGTTTCCTGCCGGAACGTATTAATTTACTTTGATCGTGAACTTCAGGATCGAGCCATTGGCGTCATGACAGACGCGCTCGTTCGCCGTGGATTCTTAGGATTGGGATCGAAAGAGACACTCAAGTTTACTCACCATGCCGATGCGTACACCGACTTCGCCTCTGAGGTTCGTCTCTATCAAAAGAAGGGTGACCTGGTATGA